Genomic DNA from bacterium:
CCAATGTCAAGGAAAAGATCGCTCAATCTATGAAAAAGGATTAAAACCTTAAAAAAAATGGGAAGGGTAATATACGATGGGAAAAAGAAGAATGGGAAAGATTAAGAGAATATTTACCGTTTGTATAGTTATTGGGATACTGGGAAGCATTCTCTTTCATGTGGTTGGTATTACCGGTAACATTTCCGCTGACAAGATTAGAAAAACTGAGAATTTTCAAACAAAAGAAAGGACTACTTTAAATAATGTTCAGTAATATCAGCCCTTGAATGCCCCATTTTTTCAGATGTTTCATTAAGGGATTGTTCATAAGTCATACCATTTTCCATATTTTCCTGATGTTGTTCTTGTGCATAATTCCATCTCAACCCGTGAGTCCCGTAATAGTCCTCCTGTAATTGTTGGCATGTTTCCTTCAAATCTTCTCTCCTAAAATCCCGTTTTCTTATAACTATGGATAAGGAGAAAATTATCAAAAACAAGGAGTAGTGTGGATTTAGGATTGTGAATTTGGGTATAGATTTTGAAAGGGGTTAATACTATTTTTACATCAAAGGTGTAATAAAAATCAGCCTCCTCACCTATATCCCTCGGGCGTAGTCCGAAGGCTCGCCCGTTGGGCTATGCCCAGAGGGATCCGTAAGCAAAAAGCGAGGACCCTACGGGCGAGCCTTCTCCCCATTGGGTAGAAGGAACTACCCCCCTCACCCCTTCCCTCTCCCCTTGGGGGAGAGGATAGGTGAGGGGGGAATATTTACTCTATGTATGTTGTCAAATTGGTATTAACTGCATAGTTATTAAAATTTGCGGGATTTTCAGTTATTTTTATTAGAGAAGTGAATTCTTAACAATAGAAAACAGAAGTAGACAGAGGAATTGTTGCAAAGCATTCAATTTCAATTAACCATCCAGGACGACATACAGAAGCATAACAGATAATTAGAGGAGTATTTAAAAATTTTTCTCTAATTTTCTTTTTAACGATTGTATAATCAGATGGGTCTCTAATGTAAACAACCAAAAGTGATATATCACTTAATTTAGCATTTGCTTTTTTTAAAAGTGCATGAACATTTTCAAGACATCTTTCTAATTGCTTTGTAATATTTCCGTAGTATAAAATTTCTCCTTTGTTATTTATACTTGCAGTTCCAGATATTATAATATGTTTCCTGTCTTTATAAGAAATTGCTACTCCTCTTTCAAATGTAACTCCATAAAGATAAGTTGGTCCTAAATATTCCGGTGCAGATAGATATTCAACCTGTTCTTTTGAAATACCTAATATTGAATATGCATCCATAACAACTTTTACATCAGAGTCAAAATATTTCCCTTCAACACCTGTACTTGCAATAAAATGTGTATCTTTTGTTAATCCATTTTGAGCATAAAATTCTCTTCTTGCATCAACAAATTCTTTATAATTTAAATCAATATTCTGTATAAAAAACCATGTTCTAATAACATTATTTAAAAGTGTCATTTTATTTTTTAAAAGAAAATTATTATATTTTTTTAGAACTCCAGTTGTTTGTTCATAAACTGTTTTCCCTTCTGGATAAGTTATACCAGTTGTCAAATTATGAATAATATTTCCCCTTTTGAAAGAAAAATTATTATTTTTTAACTTCTTCTTTGTTTTATTTAATTTATCCTTTATATGATATGACCATAAAGCAACTTTTCCACAAGGACCTGGTGGTTGACAGATATATGAAAGACCACATTTTGAGAAATTGAATAAATTTTTATTTTTTAAATAAATTGCCTGATTGAATAAATCACTGCAATAAAAGCGCTTGAAAACCGATGTTTCTTCATCTAATCCAATATATTTTAATGTTTCTTTATATGCAGTATATACCCACTTAATCTGGTTTTCAAAATTCCCATATTCTTTTGGTATAAAAACTAAATGGTATTCATCAGTACCAGATTTACCACAAAAATGTGAGAAATTTATTATTACAGGAATTTTTGAAATTTCATAAGAATAATTTTCCATAATTTTATTTTAAATAATTTCAAAACTAATAGCAGGTAAAAAGCCAATAGAAACCTTTTCTACTTTTTGAACTGGTTTTTCAGGAGTAGAAGTTTTATTTTCTCTAAAGACCTCAATAATAAGATTATCAGCAAATCCTGACTTTATTTCTTTACCATTTGTTCTTAAATTGAAACTTAAAATCCCATTTTCAATTTTCACATCTTCAATTGAAATTTCTTTTGGTGGTTCCTTTAATTCTAATGATATTTCATCACTTTTGAGTTTTTGTAATGTCTTTACTTTGACATTGACAACACCATCTATTGGAATTTTTAAAATATCTTCATCAATCAATTTAAAGTCAAATTGAGAAATTTTTCCTCTATTTATAACATAACAAAAATTTTTTTCAAAAGGAACTAAATGAAAATAGGCAAATGCCTGCATCATTTCTTCTGCTGGTATAGCAATTCTTTTAACTTCTTTCCCCTCAATAATTGTACTACCTTCTATTTGAATATCAAATGGGTTTTCATAAGGTGCTTTTAAAGATGAAATTGTTATTCTTACATTATCTTTTCCTTTTGGAATTCTTCCCCCATTCAAAATAAAGTTAGGATTAGGTTCTTTTAATGAAATTTTTATTTCCCCATCAAATCCATCTTTCCTGATAGCATAGATATTTAAGATATTATTTCTACCCGCCAAAATGTTTATACTTGAAGGAATAACAAATAGTTTAAAATCAGGTTCTGGATTTTCAATACGAATATAATAAAGATAATTATCTCCTCCATGGTTTTGAATATCTAAAATCTGTAAATAATAATATCCATCCTTTGGAACTACAAAAGAAGTGTATGAATCTGCATTATGAGTGATAAGTCCAAAACTTTTATCTTCATAATCATCATTAAATTTTAATGTTTTTCCAGAATTATCTAAAATACGGATAAAAGAATCTAATGGATAACCAAGTCGTCTACTATAAACATCAAAAATAATTTCTTCCCCTATTTCCCCTTTAAACTTATAAGTATCAATATCCCCTGGTTTTTCAATAATACCTTTTATAATTTGAGGTAATATTATATAATTTGCTTTATTTAACTTATCATTTGGCTCTTTTTCACAAATTTCTGGCAATTTATTTAAAATATCGGAATTTATAACATTTTTAATTTCTTGAAAATTATTTTTAAATGCACTTTTTTCTCCTATAATTAATCTGTAAACAAAGTCCTCTCTTCCACGAAAAAGAGCATCTCTGACTTCTATTATGTATTCTCCATCCTCTTCAACTTCATAAAAAATTATAGGGTCTGGATTAAAATAATAATTATCAGCATAAAATATTTCTTTTCCTTTTGATTTATAAAGAGTTAAAATACCTTGAAACCATCCAGGAACAGCATCTGCCATATAAGGAATAATATCTCTTGCTTTTAATTCAATAAAAAGGAATTGTCCTTTTTTTGCATTAAACCAAAATCTATCAACATCACCGGGCATAATTCTACCATTTACAATAATTGGTAAATCAAGAATATTTTTCTGTTGTTCTATTGGACCATTTGGTTCTTTTTCGTTTATTTCATTAAAGGTATTTACTTCAAAAAAAAGTGGATTTGTAAGTCCTCTTTGTGTTAATAATCTTATTTCATATTTTTTAGGTTCAACATCAGAATCAACTTTCAAATAAATTAGAACTTTTTCTTGAATAGACCTTTTTATTTGAACTCTTTGAATTGGCATTAAAAAAATTTCAAAAATTTTATCTAATTCTTCTGGACTTAAATTTTCCAGATTTTTTAAAAGAGGATTATCTGGAAGTTCAACAATTTCATCTTGACTTAATTTTTTTTCCTGGTAGATACCTTTGTTTTTTCTCTTTAATTCAGAAATTTTTTTTAAAAGATAATTTCTTTGCATGTTGTTTAATACAGGAATATAAATAATTGTTTCTGCCATTATTCCATCTGAGGAACAACATATATCTTTAACACCTCTTAAATTTTGCCCTCCAACTAATATCTGTACAGAACTTCCTTTTTTGCCTCCAGAAGGATAAATATAACCAATTGATGGTTGAGATACACTTTGTGCTATTAAGGTAAAACCAAAAATGAAAATAAAAATAAAAATTGTTTTAATTCCCTTCATTTATTATCTCCTTCAAAATTTCCTTTCCAGTTCCTTTTTCAATTGGTGGTAGAACTCTTATTTCCCCTTTACCTATATCAGGGAAAATTCCTTCTGGGTCAATCCCCAATAAATAATAAATAGTCCCAAGTAAATCCTTTGGATAAACAGGTCTTTCAATAACATATTCTCCTTTTTCATCACTTTTTCCCAAGACAATACCACCTTTAAAACCACCTCCAGCAACTAAAACAGAAAAACAATTTCCATAATGACCACGACCACCATTCCATGGTGGTTCCCATGATATTTTTGGCGTTCTTCCAAATTCACCAGAAACCCATATAATTGTATTTTCAAGTAGTCCTCTTTCAGAAAGGTCTTTTATTAATGCGGAAAGTCCCTGGTCAAGTTCTGGTAATTTTTGTCTCATCTGTTGGAAATGGTTACTATGTGTATCCCATCCAGGATAGTTTATTGTTACATATATTACTCCGTTTTCAATAAGTTTACGCGCCATGAGACATGATTGCCCAAACTTATTTCTTCCATACATATTTCTTAAATCTTCTGGTTCTTTTGATATGTCAAAAATTTTTTTACATTCATTTACAATTTTATATGCTTCTTCTTTACAAGAATCAAAAGATTGAAACTCTTCAAGAGATGCAATTGAACCAAGTGTATCTAATGAATTAAGAAGTTTTGTTCTTCTTAAATTTCTTTCCTCAGATATCCCTTCAACAACAATTCCCTCAACAGCAAAAGGTGTTCTATTAGGGTCCCCTCCTGTAACAAATGGTTTATATTTTTGTCCTAAAAAACCTTCTTCAGAAAAACGTCCCTGAGAAGTTGTTAAAACAATATATGGTGGAATAATTCCTTTATATTCTTTTCCTTTAAAAAATGTAACTGCTGAACCAATACTTGGATATAAAACCCTTTCATCAGAAGAATGTCCTGTTTGCATAATATAAGATGCTGTTTCGTGGGCAGTAATACCATGTGTTATACTTCTTATAATTGAATATTTATCGGCAATTTTAGCAAGATTTGGTAATAACTCATTTATTTCTATTCCTGGAACATTCGTAGGTATTGCTTGAAATGGTCCAGTGTAATCATACCCTGCATTTGGTTTTGGGTCAAAAGTATCAAGATGTGATGGCCCTCCCCATAACCATATCTGAATAACTGCCTTTGCTTTTTTATCAAATGATTTTTCCTCTTCTCCAAATCCCATTAAAGTAAATAGAACATTAAAAACTAAAAAACTAATAAATATTTTATTTTTCATTTTAATTTTCAATGATTGTATAAAAATTCCTTACTATTAATAATTGCCCAAACAATATCTTCTACTCCCTCATTTAAATTAACTTTTCCATCTTGAAAATATTTTTCCAATGTATCAATTTCTGATTGTTCTGGGTATCTTGAAAGTAAAAATAAATATATATTTCTAATTATTTCTTTTCTATTTCCTTTTGTTTCCCTTATAATTCTTTTTAAATATGGACTACTTTTTATTTTCTTTTGTATTTCTGATGAATTCAAAAGATATCTAATTTGGACTTCTGTAATTTTATTTTCTCTTTCAGAAAAAAGTCCTGTATTTCTTGATGGTCTTCCGAACATTTCAAGAAATGGACTTGTAATACTTCCATCTGCAAGAAGAACATTTTTTTGATATTTTGGAATAAAAGTATATGGTTCAGGAATTTGACTGATATATTCTACTCCATCTCCTCCTATATTACACAAGATATCTAATAAAACCTCAGCATCAATTCTTTTGATTTGATAATACGCAAAATATTTTTTTGCCTCTGGGTTATTTGTTTTTGGAATAAATGATTGCTGATATGTTCTTGAATTCAATATAAGACGATAAATATGTTTTAAATCATAATTTGAATTAACAAGTTGCTTTTCAAGATAAATAATAAGTTCGGGATTTGATGGAGGATTATCAGGTCTTATATCATCAACTTCATTTATAATTCCTGTTCCTAAAAGATATGCCCAAATTCTATTAACTATATTTTTGCAAAACCATTGATTTTTCGGATTTATTAAACAGTCAGCAAATACAATTCTTGGGTCAATTCCTGAAGGAATTATTACTTTTTCACCATCAGGAAAAGTGCATTGTATTGTTTCAGATGGTTCAGGATTAAAATATACAATTTCTTCTTTCCATTCAAGTGTATTCTTATAAGAAACTCTTGAAAAAAACTTACTCATTTCATCTTTTGTTTTTTGGGGTAATTTATCAAATCTTACACCCATAAAAGTCAATGCGACCGCAGAAGTTATAGAATATGGGTCTCTTCCCTGTATTGCTCTATAAAAATTTACAGGTGGTGTATAGAAATTACTACCACTTGAAGTAAGTAATTCTCTTACAAACTTATCATAATGTTTGTTTTCTTTTAAAGAATTTAATATCCATTTATGATATGATTGAACTGCATTTGGCCAGAGGTTAATTGGAAATTCTGATTTTACTCTTAAAATATCACACCATTTCATTGACCAATAGTCAGCAAAGTCATCTTTTTCAAGAAGAGCATCAATAAGCAAACTTCTTTTATCTGGGTTTTTATCATTTAGGAAAGAAATAACTTCTTGATTTTCTGGTAATTTTCCAATTAGATCAAGATATACCCTTCTTATAAATACCTCATCAGAACACTCTAATGCAGGTTCAATTCCCTGTTTTTTTAAATTGGAAAAAACATACTTATCAATCTCTGTTTCAGGAATATCCCATGAATTTTTCTCATAAGTGGAAATGATTTTTTCTGAATAAAACAAATTATTTTCTTTTTGAGCAAAACACCCATTTACAATAAAACATATTAAGAGAAAACATATAATTTTAACTTTCATATATTTATATTTGACATAAATAATTATAAAATAGTTTAGGCAATTTAAAAAATTAAAAAATATGATAAAATATTATTAAAATTTCATTTTTAAAAACATAATGTTTCCAAACAAAATTTTTTGATTTTTGATAATGGAGGGGAGAGATGAAAAAGAAAAGATTGTTTACGCCGGGACCAACTTCTGTCCCGGAAGAAATACTTCTTGAAATGGCAAAGCCAATAATGCATCATAGGACAGATGAGTTCAGAGCAATAGTAAAAGATGTTTCTAATGGATTAAAATATATTTTTCAGACAGAAAATAGCGTTTTTATTATCGGTTCATCAGGAACAGGAGCGATGGAAACAGCAATTACAAATGTTTTCTCAAAAGGAGAAAAAATTGCTGTTGTTTGTTGTGGAAAATTTGGAGAAAGGTTTGCAGAAATTGGAAATGTCTACGGACTTAAAATATTGCCGGTTGAAATTGAATGGGGAAAAACATTAAAAGCAGAAGAACTTGAAAAATTACTACGAGAAAATCCAGATATTAGAGGTATTTGCACTCCTTTATGTGAGACATCAACAGGGACTGCTTTTGACATAGAAAATTATGGTAAAGTTATTTCAAAATTTCCTGATGTTATTTTAATTGTTGATGGGGTAAGCAGTGTAGGAGCAATTCCCTGTTATATGGACAAATGGGGAATAGATGTTCTTATTACTGGCTCTCAAAAAGCACTTATGCTTCCACCGGGTCTTTCTTTTATTGCATTAAGTAAAAAAGCATGGGGAAAAACTGAAAATTCAGATATTCCAAAATATTATTTTGATTTGAAAAAATATAAAAAAGCAATTGAAAAAGATGATTTTCCCTTTACAATACCTGTTTCACTTGTTATTGGTTTGAAAAGGTCAGTTGAGTTGTTTCGTGAATATGGACTTGAAAATCTATGGTCATTACATTCAAAAAGAGCAAATGCAACAAGAAAAGGGATTGAAAAAATGAGATTGGAACTTCTGTCTGAAAATCCATCTGATGCAGTTACAGCAATAAAATTACCAGAAGAAATTGATGGAGAGAAATTGGTAAAAAATTTAAGGACTAAATATGGAATATCAGTAGCAGGTGGACAGGACAAGCTTAAAGGGAAAATTATAAGAATTTCTCATTTAGGATATATGGATGAATTTGATGTTTTAACAGCAATAATTGCTGTTGGAATATGCCTTGAGGAAATGGGTTATAAATGCAATTTAGAGGATGGTATAAGAGAAGCAAAACAGGTACTTTTTTCATAAATTTTTTCTCCAGTTATAAAATGGAAAAAGAAGTTGAAAAAATAATAAAAAAGGCAATAAAAGAGGATTTAGGGAAAGGTGATGTTACAACCTCTGCTATTTTCAAAGAGAAATTTCCTGTAAAGGCAATTCTTATTTCAAAAGGTGATGGAATTTTATGTGGTGTGGATATTTTTAAAAATGTCTTTAACATTCTTTCTTCTTCCTTTTCTTTTAATTTTTCCTTCAAAGATGGAGATAAAATAAAAAAGAAAGATATAGTTGGAGAAATTTACGGACCTATAAAAGAGTTATTGATAGGTGAAAGAACTGCTTTAAATTTTCTTCAACATCTATCTGGAATTGCAACTGAAACAAGAAAACTTGTAGAAAGGGCAAAAAATAAAGTAAAAATATACGATACAAGAAAAACAATACCAAATTTAAGGTTATTGGAAAAATATGCAGTAAAAATAGGTGGAGGAGAAAATCATCGTTTTGGTCTTTTTGATATGGTTCTTATAAAAGATAATCATATAAAAGGAGTAATGGAAAAAGAGAAAGTTGATAAAATTTCCGCAATTTCAATTTGTGTCAAAAGAGCAAAAAATTACTGGAAAAACAAAATAAAAATAGAGGTGGAAGTAGAAAATTTCAAACAGGCAATAAGTGCTTACCAAGCAGGAGCAGATATTATAATGTTTGATAATGCGGATAAAAATCAACTGCTTGAATTTAATAAATTTTTAAAAGGAAAAAAGAAAGTTGAAATTGAATGGAGTGGAAATGTTTCTTTAAAAAAAATTGATAAAATAAAAAAATTGCCTGTTGATAGGGTCTCTGCTGGTTATATTACTCATTCTGCAAAAGTTCTTGATTTCTCCTTAAAAATCTCCTCTATTTAGTTTCTGTTAGAGAATTCTGAAAGGTGTAAATTATTGAGGTTCAAACACTTATTAACTTCGTAAGTTAACAAAGGGAAATAAATGAAATATTTTGATACACATTGCCATCTTGACTTCTCTGATTATGATAGTGATAGGGACAAAGTAATAGAAAAAAGTAAAAATGAA
This window encodes:
- a CDS encoding Rid family hydrolase — encoded protein: MENYSYEISKIPVIINFSHFCGKSGTDEYHLVFIPKEYGNFENQIKWVYTAYKETLKYIGLDEETSVFKRFYCSDLFNQAIYLKNKNLFNFSKCGLSYICQPPGPCGKVALWSYHIKDKLNKTKKKLKNNNFSFKRGNIIHNLTTGITYPEGKTVYEQTTGVLKKYNNFLLKNKMTLLNNVIRTWFFIQNIDLNYKEFVDARREFYAQNGLTKDTHFIASTGVEGKYFDSDVKVVMDAYSILGISKEQVEYLSAPEYLGPTYLYGVTFERGVAISYKDRKHIIISGTASINNKGEILYYGNITKQLERCLENVHALLKKANAKLSDISLLVVYIRDPSDYTIVKKKIREKFLNTPLIICYASVCRPGWLIEIECFATIPLSTSVFYC
- a CDS encoding PPC domain-containing protein produces the protein MKGIKTIFIFIFIFGFTLIAQSVSQPSIGYIYPSGGKKGSSVQILVGGQNLRGVKDICCSSDGIMAETIIYIPVLNNMQRNYLLKKISELKRKNKGIYQEKKLSQDEIVELPDNPLLKNLENLSPEELDKIFEIFLMPIQRVQIKRSIQEKVLIYLKVDSDVEPKKYEIRLLTQRGLTNPLFFEVNTFNEINEKEPNGPIEQQKNILDLPIIVNGRIMPGDVDRFWFNAKKGQFLFIELKARDIIPYMADAVPGWFQGILTLYKSKGKEIFYADNYYFNPDPIIFYEVEEDGEYIIEVRDALFRGREDFVYRLIIGEKSAFKNNFQEIKNVINSDILNKLPEICEKEPNDKLNKANYIILPQIIKGIIEKPGDIDTYKFKGEIGEEIIFDVYSRRLGYPLDSFIRILDNSGKTLKFNDDYEDKSFGLITHNADSYTSFVVPKDGYYYLQILDIQNHGGDNYLYYIRIENPEPDFKLFVIPSSINILAGRNNILNIYAIRKDGFDGEIKISLKEPNPNFILNGGRIPKGKDNVRITISSLKAPYENPFDIQIEGSTIIEGKEVKRIAIPAEEMMQAFAYFHLVPFEKNFCYVINRGKISQFDFKLIDEDILKIPIDGVVNVKVKTLQKLKSDEISLELKEPPKEISIEDVKIENGILSFNLRTNGKEIKSGFADNLIIEVFRENKTSTPEKPVQKVEKVSIGFLPAISFEII
- a CDS encoding DUF1501 domain-containing protein; its protein translation is MKNKIFISFLVFNVLFTLMGFGEEEKSFDKKAKAVIQIWLWGGPSHLDTFDPKPNAGYDYTGPFQAIPTNVPGIEINELLPNLAKIADKYSIIRSITHGITAHETASYIMQTGHSSDERVLYPSIGSAVTFFKGKEYKGIIPPYIVLTTSQGRFSEEGFLGQKYKPFVTGGDPNRTPFAVEGIVVEGISEERNLRRTKLLNSLDTLGSIASLEEFQSFDSCKEEAYKIVNECKKIFDISKEPEDLRNMYGRNKFGQSCLMARKLIENGVIYVTINYPGWDTHSNHFQQMRQKLPELDQGLSALIKDLSERGLLENTIIWVSGEFGRTPKISWEPPWNGGRGHYGNCFSVLVAGGGFKGGIVLGKSDEKGEYVIERPVYPKDLLGTIYYLLGIDPEGIFPDIGKGEIRVLPPIEKGTGKEILKEIINEGN
- a CDS encoding DUF1553 domain-containing protein, producing the protein MKVKIICFLLICFIVNGCFAQKENNLFYSEKIISTYEKNSWDIPETEIDKYVFSNLKKQGIEPALECSDEVFIRRVYLDLIGKLPENQEVISFLNDKNPDKRSLLIDALLEKDDFADYWSMKWCDILRVKSEFPINLWPNAVQSYHKWILNSLKENKHYDKFVRELLTSSGSNFYTPPVNFYRAIQGRDPYSITSAVALTFMGVRFDKLPQKTKDEMSKFFSRVSYKNTLEWKEEIVYFNPEPSETIQCTFPDGEKVIIPSGIDPRIVFADCLINPKNQWFCKNIVNRIWAYLLGTGIINEVDDIRPDNPPSNPELIIYLEKQLVNSNYDLKHIYRLILNSRTYQQSFIPKTNNPEAKKYFAYYQIKRIDAEVLLDILCNIGGDGVEYISQIPEPYTFIPKYQKNVLLADGSITSPFLEMFGRPSRNTGLFSERENKITEVQIRYLLNSSEIQKKIKSSPYLKRIIRETKGNRKEIIRNIYLFLLSRYPEQSEIDTLEKYFQDGKVNLNEGVEDIVWAIINSKEFLYNH
- a CDS encoding alanine--glyoxylate aminotransferase family protein yields the protein MKKKRLFTPGPTSVPEEILLEMAKPIMHHRTDEFRAIVKDVSNGLKYIFQTENSVFIIGSSGTGAMETAITNVFSKGEKIAVVCCGKFGERFAEIGNVYGLKILPVEIEWGKTLKAEELEKLLRENPDIRGICTPLCETSTGTAFDIENYGKVISKFPDVILIVDGVSSVGAIPCYMDKWGIDVLITGSQKALMLPPGLSFIALSKKAWGKTENSDIPKYYFDLKKYKKAIEKDDFPFTIPVSLVIGLKRSVELFREYGLENLWSLHSKRANATRKGIEKMRLELLSENPSDAVTAIKLPEEIDGEKLVKNLRTKYGISVAGGQDKLKGKIIRISHLGYMDEFDVLTAIIAVGICLEEMGYKCNLEDGIREAKQVLFS
- the nadC gene encoding carboxylating nicotinate-nucleotide diphosphorylase, producing the protein MEKEVEKIIKKAIKEDLGKGDVTTSAIFKEKFPVKAILISKGDGILCGVDIFKNVFNILSSSFSFNFSFKDGDKIKKKDIVGEIYGPIKELLIGERTALNFLQHLSGIATETRKLVERAKNKVKIYDTRKTIPNLRLLEKYAVKIGGGENHRFGLFDMVLIKDNHIKGVMEKEKVDKISAISICVKRAKNYWKNKIKIEVEVENFKQAISAYQAGADIIMFDNADKNQLLEFNKFLKGKKKVEIEWSGNVSLKKIDKIKKLPVDRVSAGYITHSAKVLDFSLKISSI